In Bacteroidia bacterium, one DNA window encodes the following:
- a CDS encoding T9SS type A sorting domain-containing protein, whose amino-acid sequence MKKLLLSIIIFTCAALSINAQAVYSSADTVWISGPNKANDNDFSDLEHGFVFKNVSALSDSFRWVRTINNLPSNEWESAVCDINLCYPSDVDSADFLMVLGDSGIFYPHFYPGKGIGIAEMIIDIFNVNNRNQKVTIVVYAEAWDAYNSITTVRGVTDLIIYPNPVSAGTKIRVQGKQSGNITVKNIEGKALLNTYISSQNREIETQTLSQGIYFIEINDGHSVSVSKLIIN is encoded by the coding sequence ATGAAAAAACTTCTTTTAAGCATTATAATATTCACTTGCGCTGCATTATCAATCAACGCACAAGCAGTTTATAGCTCTGCGGATACTGTTTGGATATCAGGTCCGAACAAAGCAAACGACAATGACTTCTCAGACTTAGAACATGGTTTTGTTTTCAAAAATGTGAGTGCCTTGTCTGATTCTTTTAGATGGGTAAGAACAATCAACAATTTACCTTCTAACGAATGGGAAAGTGCCGTTTGCGATATTAACTTATGCTACCCCTCAGATGTTGACAGTGCAGATTTTCTTATGGTCTTAGGTGATAGCGGTATATTCTATCCACACTTTTACCCTGGTAAAGGGATAGGAATTGCAGAAATGATTATCGATATTTTCAATGTTAATAACAGAAATCAAAAAGTGACAATTGTGGTATATGCAGAAGCATGGGATGCCTATAATAGCATTACAACTGTTAGGGGAGTTACTGACTTAATTATTTACCCAAATCCTGTATCTGCCGGCACAAAAATAAGAGTACAAGGAAAGCAATCAGGAAATATAACAGTTAAAAATATTGAAGGCAAAGCACTGCTTAATACCTATATCTCATCACAAAATAGAGAAATAGAAACTCAAACTTTATCTCAAGGTATATATTTCATTGAGATCAATGACGGACACAGCGTATCTGTGAGCAAACTCATTATCAACTAA
- the nadC gene encoding carboxylating nicotinate-nucleotide diphosphorylase, with translation MTLDNFWKQDQVQQLIELGLNEDIGKAAHSSLAAIPPHTTGSAQMIAKEPGIIAGLPIAIEIFNKINPQINVELLVPEGSPVEYGTQLLHIQGSATDILSGERLVLNFIQRLSGIATTAHKYASLAAPYNVRILDTRKTTPGMRLLEKYAVKIGGADNHRMGLFDMIMLKDNHIDFCGGITPAITKTLEYLQEHNLNLKIEIETRNIEEVKEVCAIGNVNRIMLDNFTPKEIQEAVLIINNRFETEASGGINEQNITEYLGTGIDFISIGALTHSVKSMDISLKTIIQKNA, from the coding sequence ATGACCCTTGATAATTTTTGGAAACAAGACCAAGTACAGCAACTCATTGAACTTGGTTTAAATGAAGATATAGGGAAGGCTGCTCATTCATCATTAGCTGCAATTCCTCCCCACACAACCGGCAGTGCACAAATGATTGCAAAAGAACCGGGTATCATTGCCGGACTCCCTATAGCAATTGAAATTTTCAATAAGATAAACCCTCAAATTAATGTAGAATTACTCGTCCCGGAAGGCTCACCAGTAGAATACGGAACCCAATTATTGCATATTCAAGGCTCTGCTACAGACATACTTTCCGGAGAAAGATTAGTACTCAACTTTATTCAAAGACTGAGTGGCATTGCAACAACAGCACATAAATATGCTTCATTAGCAGCACCATACAATGTTCGTATATTAGACACTCGCAAAACCACTCCTGGCATGCGATTGCTTGAGAAGTATGCAGTCAAAATTGGCGGTGCAGATAATCACAGAATGGGTTTATTTGACATGATTATGCTCAAAGACAACCATATTGACTTTTGCGGTGGAATTACCCCTGCAATTACAAAAACCTTAGAATATTTGCAAGAGCACAACCTGAACCTGAAAATAGAAATAGAAACCCGAAACATAGAAGAAGTCAAGGAAGTTTGCGCTATAGGCAATGTAAACCGCATAATGCTTGACAACTTCACACCAAAAGAAATTCAAGAAGCAGTTTTGATTATAAACAACCGATTTGAAACTGAAGCATCCGGTGGAATCAACGAGCAAAACATTACTGAATATCTGGGTACAGGCATAGACTTTATTTCGATAGGTGCGCTCACCCATTCAGTTAAAAGCATGGATATCAGCCTAAAAACAATTATTCAAAAAAACGCTTGA
- a CDS encoding LemA family protein, whose amino-acid sequence MYIILIIIGLVIVFLISIYNRLVKLKLRRENAFADIDVQLKQRHDLIPQLLNTVKGYMKHEEGVLTKVTEARSRAMKAGSINDKIAAENELSQAMSGLSVQVEAYPDLKANQNFMNLQMEISDIENKLAAVRRFFNSATRELNTAIQVFPNNLVANMFGFTSQPMFEVGEENRAAMDKAPEISF is encoded by the coding sequence ATGTATATCATTTTAATTATTATTGGATTAGTGATTGTCTTCCTAATCAGTATTTACAACCGTTTAGTCAAACTCAAATTGCGCAGAGAGAATGCATTTGCAGACATTGATGTACAATTAAAGCAACGGCACGATTTAATTCCACAACTTCTGAATACAGTAAAGGGATATATGAAACATGAAGAAGGAGTACTCACCAAAGTTACTGAAGCACGTTCACGCGCAATGAAAGCAGGAAGTATTAATGACAAAATCGCTGCAGAAAACGAACTCTCTCAAGCCATGAGTGGACTAAGTGTTCAAGTTGAAGCTTACCCCGACCTTAAAGCAAACCAAAACTTTATGAATCTCCAAATGGAAATTTCAGACATTGAAAACAAATTGGCGGCTGTGAGAAGATTTTTCAACTCTGCTACACGCGAACTCAACACAGCTATACAAGTATTCCCCAATAATCTAGTTGCCAACATGTTTGGGTTCACTTCACAACCTATGTTTGAGGTTGGCGAAGAGAACAGAGCTGCAATGGACAAAGCTCCGGAGATTAGTTTTTAA
- a CDS encoding T9SS type A sorting domain-containing protein — protein MKKLLLSFGIAFFLSIGFTNAQYYYTFYKDGQNPKGLNQDGENPFPAHGSGWTTIWNGDANATTSYSSAQTIPFAFEFNGNAVTKYFAGNFGAVTFSDSTPTTKPTSFANATLPSPDIADNSVCILGIKPMSSSSGSTTYKSAILSRTYGTSPNRQHWIWFNFYGEAHISNGWTYWAVVLEETTNNIYIVDMKTLCVNGTSLCSNNVQLSAGIQVNSSSAYSIAGSPNLGANQTTQNLFTDEDNSYYKFTSGTQPTSSTRVKEVIFNPFNMSSSAPFTIKSTIQNHGSAALTNVEASYRINGGSWVTSTATVPNVAPNSYYELSHPTKWTPSSPGTYTIDFQVKNPNGNTDPIADDDMASITIQVLDTFINRRILIESFTSSTCGPCNAGNKKILSITDPMPEDRYVYLKYQYSFPSTGDPYYTLENGTRGGYYGGVNSIPATMIDGNPRFNPGISTPSMIQNYMDVPAFVNIEANAYMVWKDNFNFDVKVTPYIDLPAGIKLHVAIVETITYKNIKTNGETEFHNVLKKFAYGPTGKVLPALSKNTTHSEHGNYQFHGNYRLPVNAQSNNIINWANEHSIENFWNLGIVVFLQDDKTKEVLQSQFVRVNMRTSANQTEMQQALSIFPNPADDMVNIMFNKADNAEISIRNIQGQVIKQDVFNFNSGNSSYLLNTSDLPNSVYTVTINSDGTTVTQKIVVSH, from the coding sequence ATGAAAAAACTTTTATTATCATTTGGTATAGCATTTTTCTTAAGTATAGGTTTCACAAATGCTCAATACTATTACACCTTTTATAAGGATGGACAAAATCCAAAAGGTCTCAACCAAGATGGCGAAAACCCATTCCCTGCACATGGTTCAGGTTGGACAACTATTTGGAATGGTGATGCAAACGCAACTACTAGTTATTCGAGCGCGCAAACCATTCCATTTGCCTTCGAATTTAATGGTAATGCTGTAACCAAATACTTTGCAGGAAATTTCGGAGCTGTAACATTTAGCGATAGTACGCCAACTACTAAACCTACCTCCTTTGCCAATGCTACATTACCAAGTCCTGACATTGCTGACAATTCTGTTTGCATACTTGGGATTAAACCAATGTCTTCATCAAGTGGCTCAACTACATACAAAAGTGCAATTTTGAGTAGAACATACGGAACATCCCCAAACAGACAACATTGGATTTGGTTTAACTTTTATGGTGAAGCACATATAAGCAACGGTTGGACATATTGGGCTGTTGTTTTGGAAGAAACAACAAATAATATTTACATTGTTGATATGAAAACCCTATGTGTTAATGGAACTTCCTTATGTTCTAACAATGTACAACTGAGTGCAGGTATTCAAGTTAATAGTTCAAGTGCATATTCAATTGCCGGTTCACCTAATTTAGGAGCCAATCAAACTACACAGAACCTCTTTACAGATGAAGATAACAGCTATTACAAATTTACATCGGGAACTCAACCAACAAGTTCAACAAGAGTGAAAGAAGTAATTTTCAACCCATTTAACATGTCTTCTTCTGCACCTTTTACAATAAAATCTACAATTCAAAATCACGGTTCTGCTGCATTAACCAATGTAGAAGCATCATACAGAATTAATGGTGGCAGTTGGGTAACAAGCACTGCAACCGTTCCCAACGTTGCTCCCAACTCATATTACGAATTATCTCACCCTACAAAATGGACTCCTTCATCTCCCGGCACATACACTATTGATTTTCAAGTAAAAAATCCTAATGGCAATACAGACCCAATTGCTGATGATGACATGGCTTCTATAACAATTCAAGTATTAGACACGTTTATAAATCGCAGAATTCTAATAGAAAGTTTTACATCTTCAACCTGCGGACCATGCAATGCGGGCAATAAAAAAATTCTCTCTATCACAGACCCAATGCCTGAAGACAGATATGTTTACTTAAAATACCAGTATTCCTTTCCATCAACCGGGGATCCATATTATACTTTAGAAAATGGTACTCGAGGAGGATATTATGGTGGTGTAAACTCAATTCCTGCTACAATGATTGATGGCAACCCTAGGTTCAACCCAGGTATATCAACACCATCAATGATCCAAAATTACATGGACGTACCTGCATTTGTGAACATTGAAGCTAATGCATATATGGTATGGAAAGATAATTTCAACTTTGATGTGAAGGTTACTCCATATATAGATCTTCCTGCCGGAATTAAATTACATGTTGCTATAGTAGAGACGATTACTTACAAAAACATTAAGACCAATGGAGAAACCGAGTTTCATAATGTGTTGAAGAAATTTGCTTATGGTCCAACAGGAAAAGTGCTTCCTGCACTTTCAAAAAACACAACACACTCTGAACATGGCAATTATCAATTCCATGGTAATTACCGACTCCCTGTTAATGCTCAATCTAACAATATTATAAACTGGGCAAACGAGCATTCTATTGAAAACTTCTGGAACCTTGGCATTGTTGTATTCCTTCAAGATGACAAAACAAAAGAAGTACTTCAATCTCAATTTGTTCGTGTAAATATGCGCACTTCTGCAAATCAAACTGAGATGCAACAAGCATTAAGCATCTTCCCTAACCCAGCTGACGATATGGTAAATATTATGTTTAACAAAGCAGATAATGCAGAAATTTCCATACGCAATATTCAAGGTCAAGTGATTAAACAAGATGTGTTTAATTTTAATAGCGGAAACAGCTCCTATTTACTGAATACCAGCGACTTACCCAATAGTGTTTATACTGTTACCATCAATTCTGATGGTACAACCGTAACCCAAAAGATAGTTGTGAGTCACTAA
- a CDS encoding Omp28-related outer membrane protein: MKKVLLLMIPALLIGFAGCKKDKKDDGGDNSGKTTTTKPVQNVMMFYFGGTWCGPCGAYGKPTIQAAKKINERVHVVSCQVNGAGGATDPFNNAHSTQLAGVFSVKGVPTLFIADGNGQIASFSGGASMQSSTTTKVNEILSKTDPDVYAKPVVKLDGDNITVTINAQFYKDFSDEYRFAVYITESRLQANQYQDGRTEDKNMHDDVLRLSLTTEVVGDVVASSVTKGTKISKTYTGTLDANWKKENLKAVVVFWRKTGDNQVTFVNGEYTKIK; the protein is encoded by the coding sequence ATGAAAAAGGTACTATTACTTATGATTCCTGCGCTCTTAATCGGGTTTGCCGGATGTAAAAAAGACAAAAAAGATGACGGTGGAGATAACAGTGGCAAAACAACAACCACCAAACCTGTCCAAAATGTTATGATGTTCTATTTTGGCGGAACATGGTGTGGACCATGCGGTGCTTATGGCAAACCAACTATTCAAGCTGCTAAAAAAATAAATGAAAGAGTACATGTTGTTTCATGTCAAGTAAATGGCGCTGGTGGTGCTACTGATCCATTCAACAACGCACATTCAACCCAACTTGCTGGCGTATTTAGCGTAAAAGGAGTACCTACATTATTTATCGCTGACGGAAACGGACAAATTGCTTCATTTTCCGGTGGTGCAAGTATGCAATCTTCTACTACTACCAAAGTCAATGAAATATTATCTAAAACCGATCCCGATGTATATGCAAAACCTGTTGTAAAATTAGATGGAGACAATATCACTGTAACGATTAATGCTCAATTTTATAAAGATTTTTCAGATGAATACCGCTTTGCTGTTTATATCACAGAGAGCAGACTTCAAGCAAATCAATATCAAGACGGTAGAACCGAAGACAAAAACATGCATGATGATGTTCTTAGACTTAGCCTGACTACGGAAGTAGTAGGAGACGTAGTTGCCTCTTCTGTCACCAAAGGAACTAAAATTTCAAAAACATATACAGGCACTTTAGATGCAAACTGGAAAAAAGAAAATCTAAAAGCGGTGGTTGTTTTTTGGCGCAAAACAGGAGACAATCAAGTAACCTTTGTAAATGGCGAATACACAAAAATAAAATAA